The following coding sequences lie in one Chondrocystis sp. NIES-4102 genomic window:
- a CDS encoding putative phosphohistidine phosphatase, SixA: MKHLFIALVTVFLLLGAKLTIELSFTDTPIILNNAQAAEGDIWTQMKENTGYVVLLRHAKTVSGTGDPPGFEIDNCNTQRNLSEAGREQAKQIGREFRERNIPISQVLSSQYCRCLDTARLLDLGTVKPSPMLNSIFEDRTTATQQIEQVRQRILNHRNTSGVIIMVSHYANIVEIGGIAPQEGEIVVIQADPQGDLEVVGQIQV, translated from the coding sequence ATGAAACACTTATTTATTGCGCTTGTAACAGTATTTTTATTGCTTGGAGCCAAACTGACTATTGAATTAAGTTTTACAGACACTCCGATAATTCTCAACAATGCCCAGGCAGCAGAAGGAGATATTTGGACACAAATGAAAGAGAACACAGGTTATGTGGTGTTATTACGTCATGCTAAAACAGTTTCGGGAACTGGAGATCCACCAGGGTTTGAGATAGATAATTGTAATACTCAGCGTAACTTATCGGAGGCAGGTAGAGAGCAAGCAAAGCAAATTGGTAGAGAGTTTCGCGAGCGCAATATTCCCATTAGTCAAGTTCTATCCAGTCAGTATTGCCGATGTTTGGATACTGCAAGGTTATTAGATTTGGGTACTGTCAAACCCTCCCCGATGCTCAATTCCATCTTTGAAGACCGTACTACCGCCACTCAACAGATCGAACAGGTTCGTCAACGAATACTCAATCATCGAAATACTTCAGGCGTAATTATCATGGTGTCACACTATGCCAACATCGTTGAGATCGGTGGTATTGCTCCACAAGAGGGAGAAATAGTTGTGATACAAGCTGACCCTCAAGGAGATTTAGAAGTAGTAGGACAAATTCAAGTTTGA
- a CDS encoding cobyrinic acid a,c-diamide synthase produces MLKIAVFNFKGGTGKSTTTLNLGASLATSKRKVLLIDLDGQRTLSFGLGFDGDAPTALSWLDNKKVQPLLTNTKNLWLIPGDIGMFQLQADSDLFTPALSKLKDFDICLMDCSPGLGIASVQAILASDRVLMPVICEPAVLKGLSEALELIRGERPDVPIDVLRVKYRSKLVITREADSLLTEAAEESGYTLLKTLVPDNISVAEAIAQQIPVIEYAPRSSGAKAYKSLANEYVRLWK; encoded by the coding sequence ATGTTAAAAATCGCCGTGTTCAATTTTAAAGGAGGGACGGGAAAAAGCACTACTACTTTGAATCTCGGTGCAAGTCTTGCTACTTCTAAGCGAAAAGTATTATTGATCGATTTGGATGGACAGAGGACGCTAAGTTTTGGTTTGGGTTTTGATGGTGACGCACCCACTGCATTAAGTTGGTTAGACAATAAAAAAGTGCAACCACTCTTAACCAATACTAAGAATCTCTGGCTGATACCTGGAGACATAGGAATGTTTCAGTTACAAGCTGACTCTGACTTATTTACTCCAGCATTAAGTAAATTAAAAGACTTTGATATCTGTCTGATGGACTGTTCTCCTGGTTTGGGTATCGCCTCAGTACAGGCAATTTTAGCAAGCGATCGCGTATTGATGCCTGTCATCTGCGAACCTGCGGTATTAAAAGGACTATCCGAAGCATTGGAACTGATTAGAGGAGAACGCCCAGATGTTCCCATTGATGTCCTTAGAGTCAAATATCGCTCTAAATTAGTCATCACCAGAGAAGCCGATAGTTTACTAACCGAAGCTGCCGAAGAATCGGGCTACACGCTACTTAAAACTTTAGTGCCAGACAATATCTCCGTCGCAGAAGCGATCGCTCAACAAATACCAGTAATTGAATACGCACCGCGAAGCTCTGGAGCAAAAGCCTATAAATCATTAGCTAACGAATACGTGAGGTTGTGGAAATGA